The proteins below come from a single Leptospiraceae bacterium genomic window:
- a CDS encoding transporter, translating into METIIQYLEENKLLLLFLVIAIGYLIGKIKIKGFSLGIASVLFVGLAFGSLSEKLALPDTIYILGLVLFVYTTGIQAGPSFFVSFNKNGILYNLAMIVVFSITACLTIFLGTLFNLNGNLISGLFAGSLTSTPALASIVDALKHSFLNSPPDELRIILAEPIAGYSIAYPYGVIGVIFSFFIFKKIFKVDMEKESAEVSEKLGLGGQDLEHRDVKITNPNIFGKSVEFIFNNFDLNGLIIARIKKKENIEIVNGTTILEKDDIITIVGTKLRERTSFFGVHDHTHLYSDRTTLDFRRIFVSSKEVIGYSIAQLDLHNKFKATITRLKRGDSDIIPSPNTILQSGDRIRIVAAKEDMEKVSKYFGDSYHNLTEIDYISMSIGITLGLFLGEIPIPLPGGTFFKLGYAGGPLIVALILGYLGRTGNIIWGISYNANLTVRQMGVVLFLSGIGLKAGFSFGTNFAKYGLLLIILGFIITSVNTILMMLIGRLILKIPYPLLMGIISGMQTQPACIAYANSEIKNSIPNFGYSLVFPIATITKILLAQIIYASMR; encoded by the coding sequence ATGGAAACTATCATTCAGTATTTGGAAGAAAATAAATTACTTTTATTATTTTTGGTAATTGCAATTGGATATTTAATTGGCAAAATCAAAATCAAAGGTTTCAGTTTAGGGATTGCATCTGTATTATTTGTAGGACTTGCATTTGGTTCCTTATCAGAAAAATTAGCATTACCGGATACTATTTATATTTTAGGACTAGTTTTATTCGTGTATACGACAGGCATTCAGGCAGGTCCAAGTTTTTTTGTAAGTTTTAATAAGAATGGAATTCTATATAATTTGGCAATGATTGTAGTATTTAGTATTACAGCTTGTTTAACTATTTTTCTTGGAACCTTATTTAATTTAAACGGAAATCTTATATCTGGACTTTTTGCTGGTTCATTAACTAGCACTCCAGCGCTGGCGTCTATCGTTGATGCATTAAAACATTCTTTTTTAAATTCTCCTCCAGATGAATTACGAATTATACTAGCAGAACCAATTGCAGGATACTCTATCGCCTACCCCTACGGAGTAATTGGTGTAATTTTCTCTTTTTTTATTTTTAAAAAAATATTTAAAGTTGATATGGAAAAAGAAAGTGCAGAGGTATCCGAAAAACTTGGACTGGGGGGGCAAGATTTAGAACACAGAGATGTCAAAATTACCAATCCAAATATATTCGGAAAATCTGTAGAATTTATTTTTAATAATTTTGATTTGAATGGTCTCATCATAGCTCGAATTAAAAAAAAAGAGAATATTGAAATTGTAAATGGCACAACCATATTAGAAAAAGATGATATCATTACGATAGTTGGAACAAAACTACGAGAGCGAACTTCTTTCTTTGGAGTACATGACCATACTCATTTATATTCAGATAGAACAACTCTCGATTTTCGTAGAATATTTGTATCTAGTAAAGAAGTAATTGGTTATTCAATAGCTCAGCTTGATCTTCATAATAAATTCAAAGCTACAATTACCCGTTTAAAAAGAGGGGATTCTGATATTATCCCCTCTCCGAATACGATTTTACAAAGTGGTGATAGAATTCGAATTGTCGCAGCAAAAGAAGACATGGAAAAAGTTTCAAAATACTTCGGCGACTCTTATCATAATTTAACTGAAATCGATTATATAAGTATGTCGATAGGAATTACACTTGGACTTTTTTTAGGAGAAATTCCAATTCCACTTCCTGGAGGAACTTTTTTTAAATTAGGTTATGCCGGTGGACCGTTAATCGTTGCACTCATACTAGGATATTTAGGTAGAACAGGAAATATTATTTGGGGAATTTCGTATAATGCTAATTTAACTGTGAGGCAAATGGGTGTTGTTCTTTTTTTATCCGGTATAGGTCTCAAAGCAGGATTTTCATTTGGAACAAATTTTGCCAAATACGGTTTACTTCTTATTATCCTTGGATTTATTATAACTTCGGTGAATACTATTCTTATGATGTTAATTGGACGGCTAATTTTAAAAATCCCCTACCCACTTCTCATGGGAATCATATCAGGAATGCAAACGCAACCAGCTTGCATAGCTTACGCAAATTCAGAAATAAAAAATAGCATTCCTAATTTTGGATATTCTTTAGTTTTTCCAATCGCTACGATAACGAAAATTCTATTAGCACAAATTATATATGCCAGTATGAGGTAA
- a CDS encoding NAD(P)H-binding protein, which translates to MKSIIIFGASGRVGQKLVEYGLENKHKITAFVRDMSKIKITSPNLEVISGDVFDSEGVIKAIEGKEIVISALSGRATKPDYSVLSAGVQNMINGMHKFNLTRFLNVAGAGILDDREFGLRRNRPNYPETFRLVSAENWKVYQYLQNSSINWTMVCAPEMPESGKTEIYRTAIDYLPDNGRRISVEDVADFILKNLDTKSIFKSRIGIAY; encoded by the coding sequence ATGAAGTCTATCATCATTTTCGGAGCAAGTGGTCGAGTAGGACAAAAACTTGTGGAATACGGTTTAGAGAATAAACACAAAATAACCGCATTTGTGCGAGATATGAGTAAAATTAAAATCACTAGTCCAAATCTGGAAGTGATTTCCGGAGACGTATTCGATTCCGAAGGCGTAATAAAAGCAATCGAAGGAAAAGAAATTGTAATCTCCGCACTCAGTGGTCGTGCAACTAAACCCGATTACTCCGTATTATCCGCTGGAGTACAAAATATGATAAACGGAATGCACAAATTCAACTTGACGCGTTTTTTAAATGTAGCAGGAGCCGGAATATTAGATGATCGAGAATTTGGACTTCGCCGGAATCGTCCGAATTACCCAGAAACTTTCCGATTAGTATCTGCCGAAAACTGGAAGGTTTATCAATATTTACAAAATTCATCGATTAATTGGACAATGGTATGTGCCCCTGAAATGCCAGAGTCAGGAAAAACCGAAATATATAGAACGGCTATTGATTATTTGCCGGACAATGGTAGAAGAATTTCAGTAGAAGATGTAGCCGATTTTATTTTAAAAAACTTAGATACTAAATCAATATTCAAAAGCAGAATTGGAATCGCTTACTAA
- a CDS encoding response regulator: MKNKIFIIDDSKSFSKLIAFRIKHDLGMDCIFAASFEEAKEVLNRERQSIFLALVDLNVLDSKGEEHIDYMLKEKIPVIVITGELNDEIRNRILEKNIIDYIFKSKKEDMDFVIKLLNQIVRNSTTKVVVVDDSPLFRKLTSDLLRLQMFKVLEAKNGLDCLNTVKDNPDIKLVLTDYNMKDMDGFELTLKLREKYSKEELIIISISGNDTKNISSKFIKIGANDFITKPFTKEEFACRINMNMDALESIEKIRDISRRDFLTGLYNRQYFLEKSRQLLSGGKETVLAFFSIDHFKKLNTEHGNEVGDLILQSIGIIAKSHFERSHFLFRIEGRKFAILIQNISRNVAIELFQNFCSKIASFPVNTSGKSIEYTISVGLSFTQNPELEFRIKEAEKLLEDARNKGRNCVVANA, translated from the coding sequence ATGAAAAATAAAATTTTTATAATAGATGATAGTAAATCTTTTTCAAAACTAATTGCTTTTCGAATCAAACACGATTTAGGTATGGATTGTATTTTTGCTGCGTCTTTCGAAGAAGCAAAAGAAGTTTTAAATAGGGAAAGGCAATCCATATTTCTCGCCTTAGTAGACTTAAATGTTCTTGATAGTAAAGGGGAAGAACATATTGATTATATGCTAAAGGAAAAAATCCCAGTTATTGTAATTACCGGCGAATTAAATGACGAAATTCGAAATAGAATTCTAGAAAAAAATATCATCGACTACATTTTCAAATCTAAAAAAGAAGATATGGACTTTGTAATCAAACTTCTAAACCAAATCGTAAGAAACAGTACAACTAAAGTTGTGGTTGTAGATGATTCTCCGCTATTTCGAAAATTAACCAGTGATTTACTAAGACTACAAATGTTTAAAGTTCTAGAAGCAAAAAATGGCTTGGATTGTCTAAATACAGTAAAAGATAACCCTGATATTAAATTAGTTTTAACTGATTACAATATGAAAGATATGGACGGATTTGAATTAACACTTAAATTACGAGAAAAATACTCAAAAGAAGAACTGATCATTATTTCAATTTCCGGAAATGATACAAAAAATATTTCCTCAAAATTTATTAAAATTGGCGCAAATGATTTTATCACAAAACCATTTACTAAAGAGGAATTCGCATGCAGAATCAATATGAATATGGACGCACTGGAAAGTATAGAAAAAATACGTGATATTTCGAGACGTGACTTTTTAACAGGTCTTTACAATCGCCAATATTTTTTAGAGAAAAGTAGACAGTTATTATCTGGCGGAAAAGAAACAGTCCTCGCTTTTTTTTCTATTGATCATTTTAAAAAACTAAATACTGAGCATGGAAATGAAGTAGGAGATTTAATTTTACAATCGATAGGAATAATAGCAAAATCTCATTTTGAACGTTCTCATTTTTTATTTCGTATTGAAGGAAGGAAATTTGCTATTCTAATTCAAAATATATCGCGTAACGTTGCTATTGAACTTTTTCAAAATTTTTGTTCCAAAATTGCAAGTTTTCCAGTAAACACTTCCGGCAAATCGATCGAGTATACAATTTCAGTAGGTTTATCTTTCACACAAAATCCAGAATTAGAATTTCGAATCAAAGAAGCAGAAAAATTATTGGAAGATGCGCGAAACAAAGGAAGAAATTGTGTAGTGGCTAACGCATGA
- the nadA gene encoding quinolinate synthase NadA, whose protein sequence is MKTEDLVKHLETTYTDFEIEKRLPIIDEINRLKKEKNAVLLGHNYMTPDVFYGVSDIVGDSLYLSKMAAETKADIILFNGVHFMAETAKILSPDKKVLIADLKAGCSLAESITRQDVIDLKKQYPGVPVVTYVNCSAEVKAETDVCCTSGNAIKIVNSLDADTVIFLPDQYLASNVQKHTKKKLITHPGSCMVHELYTKEDIENTRRLFDDLVVISHPECKSDVVDASDFAGSTADMANYITKSNAKNIMLITECSMGDNLRSEFPEKKFVSTCQTCPHMKKITLEKIRDSLIYEQYEIILDPEIIEKGKRSVTRMLELSYK, encoded by the coding sequence ATGAAAACAGAAGATTTAGTAAAACATTTAGAAACAACTTACACAGATTTTGAGATAGAAAAAAGACTTCCGATTATTGACGAAATTAATCGACTCAAAAAAGAAAAGAATGCAGTTTTACTCGGACACAACTATATGACACCTGACGTATTTTATGGAGTATCTGATATCGTTGGTGACTCCCTTTATTTAAGTAAAATGGCGGCTGAAACCAAAGCGGATATTATTCTATTCAATGGGGTTCACTTCATGGCAGAAACTGCCAAAATACTTTCACCGGATAAGAAGGTATTAATCGCTGATCTAAAAGCCGGTTGTTCTCTCGCTGAAAGTATCACCCGACAGGATGTAATTGATTTAAAAAAACAGTATCCGGGAGTGCCCGTCGTAACTTATGTAAATTGTTCCGCAGAGGTTAAGGCAGAAACGGATGTATGTTGTACGTCTGGAAATGCAATTAAAATTGTAAATTCTCTCGATGCGGATACGGTTATTTTTCTACCAGATCAGTATCTAGCATCTAACGTTCAAAAACACACCAAAAAAAAATTAATCACACATCCCGGTAGCTGTATGGTGCATGAACTATATACCAAAGAAGATATTGAAAATACACGCCGTTTATTTGATGATTTAGTTGTGATTTCGCATCCAGAATGCAAAAGTGATGTAGTTGATGCGTCCGATTTCGCCGGTTCTACTGCTGACATGGCAAATTATATTACAAAATCAAATGCAAAAAATATAATGTTAATTACAGAATGTTCGATGGGGGATAATCTAAGATCAGAATTTCCCGAAAAGAAATTTGTATCTACTTGTCAAACATGTCCTCATATGAAAAAAATTACTCTTGAGAAAATTCGAGATTCTCTAATTTATGAACAATATGAAATTATTCTCGATCCTGAAATTATAGAAAAAGGAAAACGCTCTGTTACCCGCATGTTAGAGCTTTCGTATAAATAA